Sequence from the Nitrincola iocasae genome:
CCAATGAGCTACGGCCAACGCGTGAGACTTCGGTGTAGACGCCGAGAATATCACCGACTTTTACCGGCCGGATAAAACTCATGCTATCAAGTGCAACCGTCACTACGCGGCATTGAGCACGTTGACCTGCACAAATGCCGGCCGCTAAGTCCATCTGAGACAGTACCCAGCCACCAAAGATATCCCCTGAGGGGTTGGTGTCGGCTGGCATGGCCAGGGTGCGAATGGTTAAACGACCTCTGACGGGATGTTCCTGGCTGTGAATACCCAATGTTGCCTCCAAAGCATTTTAAGGGTAGAAATTTATTTTTAATCATAGAGTAAAACCTGCAATGTTGCAGAAAATAGAGATGCTGCTTATGACCCTGGAGTGCTAGCACGTTTGGGTTTATATCGTTGCGATCCTCTGTGGTCTGGTGATCAGTCATAAGCCGCCAGTAAAATCTGCTCCGGATCAATACAGGCACAGGCCTTATCGCCAGGCTTCAGGTTCAGCGCTTGGAAATCCGTTTCCTGCACCAGTGAGACCAGGCGGCGTTCACCTGGCAACTGCAGGATGACTTCTACCTGATCCCGGCTAAGATTGACGCCTTCCACCACGCCCCAGAGCTGGTTGGCAAATCCTCTGGCCCGCTCCGGCTTCGTTGCCAGAACCACACTGTAGGCCTTGAACAGTGCAAACACATCGGCACCCATCGATAAACCCAGATACTCGGCGCTGGTTTTGGTAATCATCGCCACCAGCTCATGATCTTCCGTCAATTGCAGGTGTACCAGATAATCCAGGCCACTGTCCCTCAGACCAGACACTCGCCCTGTGAACTGGTTTCTCGCACTGGTTTTCATTGCCATGCGGTGCATCAGCAGCTGAAACTCCTTCAGATCCCCCTTATGCATCTCGTGCATACCTGCCATCACCCGATCCAGCGTGGACTGATATTCAATTTCCAGAGCCCGGTACATCACTACCATCCGTCGCCCGTATTCGGTCAAGCACGTGCCCCCGCCCTGGCGACCACCGGCAGAACGTACTACCAGCGGCTCGGGAGCCGTATTGTTAAGCAGGTCAATGGCATCCCAAGCGGCCTTATAAGATAACGGTACCGCCTTGGCCGCCTGAGAAATCGAACCCAATTGGTCGATCTGCTCCAGCAGATGGATGCGGGTATCCGACAGTGCCGCACCGGCACCATTTTCCAGTGACAGTCGACTGATAAAGCGCTCGGAAAACTCATAACTCATAAATCAGGACTCCTGTATGGATACACTTAAATCACGTCTGGATGTGGGTATTTGTATTGTTAATCTTCCCACGCCAGCGTCAGCAGAATCACCGACGAAGCACTGAACACTGCACAGGCGGCATCCCCCTTGTATAAGTGCTGCTGACGACAGAAATCCGCATTCACCAGTGCTGTTATTTCCACCTCCGGCGCTATCCTCAGGGTCACTTCGTCTCGTACATTGCCTTCGACTATGTGAGTCACCTCGCCCCACCACTGGTTACTAATTTCCAGTTCCAGGTGAGGGTCCAGCAGCAGTTCAACGGAGGCTGCCTTGAATAGAGCCGATACCACCCCGCCGACCTTCAGCGCCATGGCTTCAGCGCTGGCACGGGTTAGCAAGGCCTGTATCACATAACCGGAAGGTAGTTGTAACCTGGTGTGTACCAGCTCGCCTTCGGTCACCATAAACATAACCTGCCCACTGTACTGGTTGCGGGCACTGCTTTTAAAACGGGCTTTCTGCATTCTGGGCTTCGCCACTATCGGATAAACTGCTTTCATCATGACCTCCTGATGCAGGGTTATATAGGTTTAGCTATAGCGAAATGCGTGCCAGCAGCACACCCTGCAGCGATATCGCCCATGATTTCGTTATAAAGCACCACCCGTAGCTCAAGACCACAGGTCTTTCAGTGAAAGGAAAGTGACATTTGTCAGATTGATGACAATCCAGAAATGACAAAAAACCTGCACATTGGGCTATCTGGCGTTTCACCCAGCGTTATATAGGGCTAAATACAGCTCTATGGATAACTGGCACCCTTGTTGCTAAAGCTCCTTTACTAATCTATTTATCGGAGCAAGCCATGAAAGCCTCAGCCATAAAAACCGTAAATAAATTACTGTTGTTGACCCTCAGCCTGCTATTCAGCACTACATCCCTGGCCAGCGAGCTACGAGTGGCCGTGGCGGCCAACTTTCTGGGTACGCTGAACCAGTTAGCACCCCTGTATGAAGCTCACTCAGGCCAGACGCTGCTGATCAGCTCCGGCTCCACCGGGCGTCATTATGCTCAGATCCGGAATGGCGCTCCTTTTGATGTGTTTTTGTCAGCGGATGTTGAGCGACCTCAGTTGTTAGTTGACGAGGGGCTAGCTCTGGCTGACTCGCGCTTTACTTATGCACGTGGTGTATTGGTGCTCTGGAGTGATCAGCAGGATCTGCCGTTGCAGGGTGGGGAGTTTCTGCACAGTGAGTCTTTGCAGCACTTGGCGTTGGTGAACCCCCGTACCGCACCCTATGGCGCAGCAGGTGTTGAGGTGATGCAGCAACTGGGTGCTTATGAACGCTTGCAGGCAGGGCATATCGCTCAGGCGGAAAACCTGACTCAGGCGATGCAATACATTACCAGTGGCACCGCACAGGCTGGTTTCCTGGCACTGTCTCAGGTGATAGAGACGGATGGCAGCATCCGAGGTAATACCTGGTTACCTGATGTGGATAGCTATGCCTCACTGGAGCAGCAGGCCGTGGTGTTGAGCGCTTCACCGCAGCTAGAGGCTGGTCAGGCATTTCTCTATTGGTTGAAAAGTGATCAGGCCCGTGCCGTGATTGAAGCCGCTGGCTACGGGTTCTGATCTATGGATCTCAGTAGTGCTGATGTAATGGCCTTATGGATCACGCTGAAACTGGCGTTGATCAGCACCCTGGCCCTGTTGCTACTCTGTGCCCCCCTGGCCTGGTGGCTGGCTCACACAGCTTGCCGGGCCAAGGTGCTGGTGGAAGCGCTGGTCGCCTTGCCGCTGGTGCTGCCACCTACAGTGATGGGGTTTTACCTGCTGGTGTTGTTGGGTCCACGCGGTGTGGTGGGTGGTTTTCTGGAGTCGGTGGGGATTGGCCATCTGGCATTCAGTTTTACCGGGTTGGTAATTGGTTCCATGCTGTTTTCGCTGCCGTTTGTGGTACAGCCGTTGCAGAATGCCTTTGCTACCGCCGGAGGGCGGGTGCTGGAGGTGGCGGCAACGCTTAAGGCCTCTCCGTTTGACCGCTTTGTCAGCATCGTGCTGCCGTTGTCACGCCGCGGATTTTTGACCGCAGCGGTGCTGTCTTTTGCCCATAGCCTGGGTGAGTTTGGCATGATTCTGATGATCGGTGGCAATATTCCCGGCCGTACTCAGGTGGCCTCAATTGCCATCTACGACCACGTCGAAGCTATGGACTATGCCGCTGCACATCAACTCTCGATCATCCTCGTAGGTGCCTCATTTATCTTGCTGTTGCTGGTGTTTGCACTGAACCGGCGCTTCAAAGTCGTTAGTGTGGTTTAGGCTGGAGGGTGTATGTCACTGGCTATGAGTTTTCAGGTTAATCGCGCTGAATTCCAGTTACAGGTATCGCTGGAACTGCCGGATCAGGGGGTAACGGCGCTGTTCGGGCGTTCAGGATCAGGTAAAACCACCTTGTTACGCTGTATTGCAGGCCTGGAACAGCTACCCGGTGGCTCGCTGAGCTTTCAGGGTCAGGTCTGGCAGTCTGCTGATGAGTTTGTGCCTGTGCATCTACGTCCTATCGGTTATGTGTTTCAGGAGGCGAGTCTGTTTCCGCACCTGACCATTGAACAAAACCTGCACTATGGCTTTAAACGTATCCGCGCGGCTGAGCGCCGCATCGGCTTTGATGAAGTGGTTGAACTCTTGTCTTTACAAGACTATCTGACGCGCTATCCGGACCAGCTATCCGGTGGGCAACGTCAGCGTGTGTCTATAGGTCGTGCGCTGCTGACCAGTCCCAGGTTGCTGCTGATGGATGAGCCTATGGCATCACTGGATGCTACCAGCAAGCAGGAAATACTGCCTTATCTGGAGCGTTTGACTGAAGAGCTGCAGTTACCGATTATTTATGTCAGTCATGCGGTTGATGAAGTGATGCGCCTGGCTGACTATATGGTGCTGCTGGATCAGGGCCAGGTGCAGGCTCAAGGCCCGCTACAGGCGCTGCTGACCGATCATCAGTTGCCCTTTGCCCGTAGTGAACAGGCGGCGAGTCTGCTTAAAGCCCAGTTGGTTGACACGGATGCCGGTGATGGACTGGCTGGTTTACAACTGGAACAGCAGCCGTTGTTAATCAGTCAGACTCACTTGTCGCCTGGACGGTTATCACCCATCACCCTGGGCGCGACTGTCAAGGTCACTATTATGGCTCGCGATGTGGTTTTGGCAAGGCAGCTACCTGAAGCGATCAGCTTGTTGAATGCACTTTTAGTCAGGGTTGTAGCGCTTGATACCGATCTGGACAAGAGTCAGGTACTGGTGCATTTACAACTGGGTGAACAGGCGTTGATGGCGCGTATTTCAAAACGATCTGCCGGGTTGTTACAGCTCCAGCCCGGACAGCAAGTGTACGCTCTGATCAAAGGCGTGGCGGTGAATAGCTGATGCTGTGGGTTATCCAGGGATAAAGCACTCTGAATAATCTACACAATCCCGGCAGTTGGGGGATCGGCACATCATCACATTGGACTCCAGGCAAAGCTGGCGGTAGAGAAATTTTTTCCAGCGCATATTGAAGCGATTGGCCTTGACCAGGTCCGGAAAATTGTGTTGTAGCAGCGCATTCAGATCATCACGCGACCAGAGCCCCAGATCGTACCAGAGGTGGTCGCTGCCACCGCAGGCGCAAGCGATAATACGTGCCAAGGCGTATTCGCTGTTGCTGCGCTGGGCACGATAGCCAAGCAGCAGGTTTGTCAGTTGAATCACTTCATTTGATACGCCTTGATTATCCAGCTCACCAAGAGGTTCTGCCAACCGGGTTTGAAAACATTTGTTCTTAACCGGAAAGTAGCGCTGTATCAGGGTTTGGTAACGATCGTCAGTCAGGCCCAGCGTATCACTGAGTACGCTGTGTCCCTGCTCGACAGATGCCAGCATACGCGCCAGGTACACGGCATTAAAATCGCCGCGGGATAAGCCCATCCAGTGACTGTAACGTTGTTGTATTCGCGGTGGCATAATCAGCGCATTCATGGCACTTCCCCTCTGTCAGGCAGCAACACGGGCAATAATTCCCGTGAGTGATCCGGGTGGGTTCAGTGGATCGCCAAGGCTATCGACTATGGCCCCTTCAATGGGGCAGATACTGGCGCACTGAGGGTCGGGAAACGACTCGGCACATTCAGTGCACAAGTCCGGATCTATGGCGAATATAGCCTGTTGATCCGTGATCGCATCATTGGGACAGACAGATTCACAGGCGGTACAGCTGACACAGCTGGCAACAATTTCAAAAGCCATAAGAAATACTCCTTAGCTCAGGTCAGATTTGTCGGATCAAGCTGATTTCAGATCAACCCTGTCGGGTGTTTGCAACAAGCCCTTTGTCAGCATCTCTTGGTAAACCGCCAGAATGGCATCTTCAATCGGTTCCAGAGCATGCTCACCATTGGGCTGAATACCGGCCTGTTCCAGTGCACTCCAGGGCTCATAGCCGACTTTGGAGCACAGCAGTACTTCGCAGCCCTGCAGACTGTTAAGCAGCTTGTCCAGAAGGGTTTCTGCATCCTCGCCACAGCTGCTACCGCCTTCACAGTAAGGTTTTTCAACTTGCCGGTGACCAATAAAACGTACACCATCGTCACTGGCTTCATAGACCAGAAATTCGGTGGCATGACCAAAATGCTGATTAATCAGGCCGCCTCCCTGGGTAGCCACGGCCATCAGTACCGCCCGGCCTTGCAGGGCTGTATCTGGTTGAACTACTGACTCACGTTGGGCATAGAGCTGGCCAAGCAACTGTTCATGAACCTCGGCACGTTTTACCATGGCGGCCTCGTAATCGATCTCCATGGCATCGATCTTGTCCAGCGTGAATTCCGCACCGCGATCTTCGCCCAGGAGTCCGACTGCATCGGCGCGGCACTGGCGGCAGTGGCGCATCATATTCATATCGCCGGCGCAGGCATCCTGTACCGCCTGGAGTTCAGCTGGTGTCGGTTCAGCCTGGCCGGTCAGGCCGAAGTAGGTACCATGTTCCGGTTCGGCGATAATCGGCATCACATTGTGCAGGAAGGCACCCTTTTCCTTGACGATTCGCGACACTTCAATCAGGTGTTGATCATTGATGCCAGGGATCAGCACGGAATTCACCTTTACCAGAATGCCCCGATCAATCAGCATCTGTAACCCTTTCTGCTGTTGCTCGATAAGGATACGTGCCGCTTCAACTCCACGAATTCGCTTATGATTCCAGAAAATCCACGGATAGATTTTTGCGCCTATTTCCGGGTCGACACAATTGATGGTGACAGTGACATGATCGATATTGTGCTGGCAGAGCTCATCCACGCACTCGGGCAGCGTCAGCCCGTTGGTCGACACACACAGCTTGATATCCGGTGTTTCGGCGGTTAATCGTCGAAAGGTTTCAAAGGTTTTTTGCGGATTGGCCAGAGGGTCCCCAGGGCCAGCAATCCCCAATACCGACATCTGAGGTATGGCGGCGGCCACTGCCTTGACCTTCTTCACCGCCTGTTGCGGGGTCAGCACTTCAGAGACGACACCGGGACGGGATTCATTGCTGCAATCGTATTTGCGGTTGCAGTAGTTGCACTGGATATTGCAGGCCGGTGCAACCGCGACATGCATACGCGCAAAAAAGTGGTGAGCTTGCTCGGAAAAGCAGGGATGATCGGCCACCTTGGCCCGGATGGATTCGGGCAGGCTCTGAACAGAGGCATCACTGCTGCCGCAGGAGCCGGAAGCGCAACCACCGGCTTCGCTGGTTACAGTGGTGTTATTGATAACGGGCAGTTTCACGGTCAGATCCTCGTCTTGGGTTCATTTGACCTGTCGCAAATTCCATGCCTATTTGCTGTATTTTATTAATCTATTGATTTGTATATTAATTAATGGATGGCTAGGTAGGTTTGTCTCAAAGCTGACAGCTACACAAAGGCGCTATGTCAGCTTTGAGACAGTCATCGTTTAGAGTTGCTTGACCCGAATATTGAGCGTCTGGATACGATAGGAGATCTGACGTGGTGTCATGCCCAGTAAGCGGGCCGCCTTGGCCTGGACCCAGCCAGCCTGTTCCAGTGCGGCTATCACCCGTTCACGCTCATCCAGATTGTCATCCCCCAGGTCGATCTGCCCGCCATGACTGCCCATGACCTGCTCATCGATTCCGGTCAGCAATACCTGATCACGGTCGATGATGCCATCCTCTGACATCACCGCGGCGCGTTCCAGGCAGTTTTCCAGCTCGCGTACATTACCTGGCCAGCTATGATGCATCAGCACCCGCAGGGCGCTGTCGGTGATGCTGAGTGGGCGTTCCTGAGCGGTGGCTATCTTGTTGAGTAAGAAATTGGCGATATCGGGCACATCTTCCAGGCGTTCGCGCAGCGTCGGCATGAAAATAGGCATGACATTAAGACGGTAGTAAAGGTCTTCACGGAACAGCCCCTGCTCCACATCAGCCTCCAGATCCCTGTGGGTTGCCGCTACCACGCGAACATTGATTTTAATCGTGCGCGATCCACCCACACGCTCGAGTTCACCTTCCTGTAACACGCGCAGCAGCTTGGCCTGGAATCCGGCCGAGACTTCGCCAATCTCATCCAGAAACAGTGTGCCCTTGTCGGCCTGCTCAAAGCGCCCCTGGCGTTGGCTTACCGCACCGGTAAAGGCACCCTTCTCATGCCCGAACAGTTCCGATTCCAGCAGGTTTTCCGGTAAAGCGGCGCAATTGAGCTTAACAAATGGTCCTCTGGCCCTGGGGGAATTGTAATGGATGGAATTGGCAATCAGTTCCTTTCCGGTACCAGTTTCGCCACGAATCAACACCGTGGTGTTCCATTTAGCGACCTGGCGTACCTGTTCAAATACCTGACGCATGGGGAAAGAGTGGCCAATGATATTGTCGAAGCCAAACTGCCCGCGCACGGTGCGTTTGAGCTGATCACGTTCCTCTCTGAGGGCTTTACGCTCACGTTCCACCTCCCGCGACAGGCGTACACTCTGGCCGATTAAATTGGCGACCATCTCCAGAAATCGGGCACGCTCTCCCAGCAGTTCCCTGTGGGAGCTACTGGGTTGGGCTGCGAACACCCCCAGAACTTCATCGCCACTGAGAATAGGCACACCGATAAAGGGGCGTTTGGTATCATAAATGCCTAAACGGCCAAGAAAACGCGGATCATCGGTAATTTTGTGGAGTATCAGGCTGCTGCCGCGGCGCATTACTTCACCTACGACACCTTCACCTGGCTGGTAACGTATATCTCCGGCTTCCAGATCCGGTACTCCACACAGGGCATAAATGACCAGTTCATTCTGATCTGGTGGTACCAGTCCAACCAGACCTCGTTCCAGCCCAACCCGATCGTCCAGTACCTCCATGACTTTACTGAGGGTTTCCTGAAGGTTGAGGGATTTGGATAGCACCTGGCTGACCAGAAACAGGGTTTCCAGCTCTCCGACGAGAATCGCCTGAAGCATTTCCGGACTCAGCGAATCGCTAGTGTCGTCTTGATAACTTGCAGGTGATTTATTCATAGGGGAGGTGCACCTTAATGCAGCAGCCGGTAGTTACATCAGCATCAATTGCCAGCAAGCCGTTATGGCGGTTAACGATATCCTGAGCCAGGGTCAGTCCCATGCCCAGATGACCTTTGCTATGGTCGCGGGTAGTGTAGAAGGGCTCGAAAACCTTAAATTGATCAGCTGGCAGAATTCCGGCACCGGTATCTTCAATGCTGATCTCCACAACCTTATCGAGTGTGCGGGTGCTTAAGCGCAATTCGCGTGTCCGTTGTTTGGTGTCATTCATGGCATCGATGGCATTATCGATCAGCTGTTTGAACAGAGTGACCAGTGCCGTTGGCTGACCATGAACGCGTTGTAAATTACATTCAGGCTGCCAGTCCACCGTGATGCCGAGCGCGAGTAGCCTGGGGGTTAACAAACTCAGGGTGTTTTTCAACAGTTCGTTGATGTTCACCACTTCTGTAACTTCATCGCCACGTGCCGGGATGCAGGCGTTGAGCATGGAGATAGCCTGATGGCCAGCCTTCTGCACCTCATTCAGCAGCTTTAGCATCTCGGCGGCATCGATGCGGTTACGGCGGGTCGCCAGCCGTGAAGCCGCATTGATCATATTCAACGGGCGTTCGAGCTGGTAAATGGCACCTGACAGGGCTTCCCGGACACTTTGTACCCGTTCCTGCTCGGCTAACAAAGCTTGCAGGCTATTGAGGCGTAGCTGTGCCTGTTGTTGTTTCAGTCCGGTGATGTCCTGCAGGGTCACCAATAGATAGCGGCTCAGACGTGTCTGGTAAAAGGCATCGGCACTGGTGTCTTTCTCTTCAATTAGCGAGCCGGTACAACTGAACCAGAGCGGCTCCTCACGGCTGGACAGCAGCAAGGCCACTTCAAGGGTAACAAAGCCTTCATGCAGGGCTTTTTTCCGTTCAAACAGATCAGGCCACTCCTGCTCCAGTGCATCGAAGATGATCTCCAGGGGTTCATGACCCAGTCTGGCTTCCAAGGTTTTATAGCTGCGGTTGCGCAGAATTGGCTGTAGTTTGGTGTCTACCAGCACCATGGCTACCTGGGTGGCATCCACGGCTTTTTCAATCAGAGCGCGTTGGTTCAACACTTGATGCTCCAACTGATGTACTTCAGTCACATCGCGCTGTAATCCCAGGTAGTGCGTGGTTTCTCCCGCCGTATTGAGTACCGGCGTAATCGTCAGGTCAGCCAGGTAGCGACTGCCATCCTTGCGTCGGTTGACTAGTAGGCCATTCCAGGGGTGTTGGCGTTCCAACTGCCCCCACAGACTGTCATACACCAGCCGGGGCGTGACCTTATAAGACAGAATGGATTGGTTTTTGCCTAGTAGCTCTTCACAACTGTAGCCGGTCATCTTTTCAAAGCAGGGATTGGCATAGACGATCCGTGCCTTGGCATCGGTGATAGATATGGCTACAGCCGCCTGCTCTACCGCTAGCCTGAAGACTTCGGGCGGGAGGGTTTCTGCCGCTATCTTAAGCTCAGCTAGCACAACATTATCTGCCGGTTCGGTCATATGCTCAGGTTCCTGGGACAGTCAATCTATAACCAGTCCATGCAATAGGCGTACCATTTGTGTGGATGTGATGCTGGCGCTGATAGCGGATTGATTTAAGAACAAATGTTTTGTCGGGTTAATTACAAACTGTCATTTTGTCGCATTTCCATCACTCAAAAATGGCGTGAATGCACCGAAATAAGGCGTCACACAGT
This genomic interval carries:
- the nifB gene encoding nitrogenase cofactor biosynthesis protein NifB, with amino-acid sequence MKLPVINNTTVTSEAGGCASGSCGSSDASVQSLPESIRAKVADHPCFSEQAHHFFARMHVAVAPACNIQCNYCNRKYDCSNESRPGVVSEVLTPQQAVKKVKAVAAAIPQMSVLGIAGPGDPLANPQKTFETFRRLTAETPDIKLCVSTNGLTLPECVDELCQHNIDHVTVTINCVDPEIGAKIYPWIFWNHKRIRGVEAARILIEQQQKGLQMLIDRGILVKVNSVLIPGINDQHLIEVSRIVKEKGAFLHNVMPIIAEPEHGTYFGLTGQAEPTPAELQAVQDACAGDMNMMRHCRQCRADAVGLLGEDRGAEFTLDKIDAMEIDYEAAMVKRAEVHEQLLGQLYAQRESVVQPDTALQGRAVLMAVATQGGGLINQHFGHATEFLVYEASDDGVRFIGHRQVEKPYCEGGSSCGEDAETLLDKLLNSLQGCEVLLCSKVGYEPWSALEQAGIQPNGEHALEPIEDAILAVYQEMLTKGLLQTPDRVDLKSA
- the modB gene encoding molybdate ABC transporter permease subunit, encoding MDLSSADVMALWITLKLALISTLALLLLCAPLAWWLAHTACRAKVLVEALVALPLVLPPTVMGFYLLVLLGPRGVVGGFLESVGIGHLAFSFTGLVIGSMLFSLPFVVQPLQNAFATAGGRVLEVAATLKASPFDRFVSIVLPLSRRGFLTAAVLSFAHSLGEFGMILMIGGNIPGRTQVASIAIYDHVEAMDYAAAHQLSIILVGASFILLLLVFALNRRFKVVSVV
- a CDS encoding TOBE domain-containing protein, translated to MSYEFSERFISRLSLENGAGAALSDTRIHLLEQIDQLGSISQAAKAVPLSYKAAWDAIDLLNNTAPEPLVVRSAGGRQGGGTCLTEYGRRMVVMYRALEIEYQSTLDRVMAGMHEMHKGDLKEFQLLMHRMAMKTSARNQFTGRVSGLRDSGLDYLVHLQLTEDHELVAMITKTSAEYLGLSMGADVFALFKAYSVVLATKPERARGFANQLWGVVEGVNLSRDQVEVILQLPGERRLVSLVQETDFQALNLKPGDKACACIDPEQILLAAYD
- the modC gene encoding molybdenum ABC transporter ATP-binding protein, translating into MSLAMSFQVNRAEFQLQVSLELPDQGVTALFGRSGSGKTTLLRCIAGLEQLPGGSLSFQGQVWQSADEFVPVHLRPIGYVFQEASLFPHLTIEQNLHYGFKRIRAAERRIGFDEVVELLSLQDYLTRYPDQLSGGQRQRVSIGRALLTSPRLLLMDEPMASLDATSKQEILPYLERLTEELQLPIIYVSHAVDEVMRLADYMVLLDQGQVQAQGPLQALLTDHQLPFARSEQAASLLKAQLVDTDAGDGLAGLQLEQQPLLISQTHLSPGRLSPITLGATVKVTIMARDVVLARQLPEAISLLNALLVRVVALDTDLDKSQVLVHLQLGEQALMARISKRSAGLLQLQPGQQVYALIKGVAVNS
- the nifL gene encoding nitrogen fixation negative regulator NifL, which translates into the protein MTEPADNVVLAELKIAAETLPPEVFRLAVEQAAVAISITDAKARIVYANPCFEKMTGYSCEELLGKNQSILSYKVTPRLVYDSLWGQLERQHPWNGLLVNRRKDGSRYLADLTITPVLNTAGETTHYLGLQRDVTEVHQLEHQVLNQRALIEKAVDATQVAMVLVDTKLQPILRNRSYKTLEARLGHEPLEIIFDALEQEWPDLFERKKALHEGFVTLEVALLLSSREEPLWFSCTGSLIEEKDTSADAFYQTRLSRYLLVTLQDITGLKQQQAQLRLNSLQALLAEQERVQSVREALSGAIYQLERPLNMINAASRLATRRNRIDAAEMLKLLNEVQKAGHQAISMLNACIPARGDEVTEVVNINELLKNTLSLLTPRLLALGITVDWQPECNLQRVHGQPTALVTLFKQLIDNAIDAMNDTKQRTRELRLSTRTLDKVVEISIEDTGAGILPADQFKVFEPFYTTRDHSKGHLGMGLTLAQDIVNRHNGLLAIDADVTTGCCIKVHLPYE
- a CDS encoding acyl-CoA thioesterase: MHSQEHPVRGRLTIRTLAMPADTNPSGDIFGGWVLSQMDLAAGICAGQRAQCRVVTVALDSMSFIRPVKVGDILGVYTEVSRVGRSSLDIHVECWVRRGRIGIREKVTEAVFKFVALDDDGKPIKVPDTGSLPPYVESEI
- the nifA gene encoding nif-specific transcriptional activator NifA: MNKSPASYQDDTSDSLSPEMLQAILVGELETLFLVSQVLSKSLNLQETLSKVMEVLDDRVGLERGLVGLVPPDQNELVIYALCGVPDLEAGDIRYQPGEGVVGEVMRRGSSLILHKITDDPRFLGRLGIYDTKRPFIGVPILSGDEVLGVFAAQPSSSHRELLGERARFLEMVANLIGQSVRLSREVERERKALREERDQLKRTVRGQFGFDNIIGHSFPMRQVFEQVRQVAKWNTTVLIRGETGTGKELIANSIHYNSPRARGPFVKLNCAALPENLLESELFGHEKGAFTGAVSQRQGRFEQADKGTLFLDEIGEVSAGFQAKLLRVLQEGELERVGGSRTIKINVRVVAATHRDLEADVEQGLFREDLYYRLNVMPIFMPTLRERLEDVPDIANFLLNKIATAQERPLSITDSALRVLMHHSWPGNVRELENCLERAAVMSEDGIIDRDQVLLTGIDEQVMGSHGGQIDLGDDNLDERERVIAALEQAGWVQAKAARLLGMTPRQISYRIQTLNIRVKQL
- a CDS encoding 4Fe-4S binding protein, which produces MAFEIVASCVSCTACESVCPNDAITDQQAIFAIDPDLCTECAESFPDPQCASICPIEGAIVDSLGDPLNPPGSLTGIIARVAA
- the modA gene encoding molybdate ABC transporter substrate-binding protein; amino-acid sequence: MKASAIKTVNKLLLLTLSLLFSTTSLASELRVAVAANFLGTLNQLAPLYEAHSGQTLLISSGSTGRHYAQIRNGAPFDVFLSADVERPQLLVDEGLALADSRFTYARGVLVLWSDQQDLPLQGGEFLHSESLQHLALVNPRTAPYGAAGVEVMQQLGAYERLQAGHIAQAENLTQAMQYITSGTAQAGFLALSQVIETDGSIRGNTWLPDVDSYASLEQQAVVLSASPQLEAGQAFLYWLKSDQARAVIEAAGYGF
- a CDS encoding TOBE domain-containing protein, translating into MMKAVYPIVAKPRMQKARFKSSARNQYSGQVMFMVTEGELVHTRLQLPSGYVIQALLTRASAEAMALKVGGVVSALFKAASVELLLDPHLELEISNQWWGEVTHIVEGNVRDEVTLRIAPEVEITALVNADFCRQQHLYKGDAACAVFSASSVILLTLAWED
- a CDS encoding nitrogen fixation protein NifQ; protein product: MNALIMPPRIQQRYSHWMGLSRGDFNAVYLARMLASVEQGHSVLSDTLGLTDDRYQTLIQRYFPVKNKCFQTRLAEPLGELDNQGVSNEVIQLTNLLLGYRAQRSNSEYALARIIACACGGSDHLWYDLGLWSRDDLNALLQHNFPDLVKANRFNMRWKKFLYRQLCLESNVMMCRSPNCRDCVDYSECFIPG